Genomic DNA from Nitrospinota bacterium:
GAGATGTTAGATTACAAAAAACATATCAAATTCTTCCATAAACTTAAAGAGGTGGGAAACTATTTCTTTATCTTTAACTTTTTTAAAAGATATTATCTTTTTTTAAAAATTATCTATAAATGAGGTGTTGTTATGACTAACCTAAAACAACAAATGTATAAAGAATTTGCCCAAGAAGGTATCAATCAACTTATAGAAGAATATAAAAGGAAATATAAACCTAAGAAAGAAGATAGATTTAATTATAATGGTATCACTTATGAAATTGGGCCAATAAAAATAACAGATGGTATAGAATTTGAGATTAGTTCAAAGATTCCTCAAGAAGAACTGTCAAAGAAAGCTACTTTAACTACCTATTTCAGAGAGGTGAAGAAAATAATCTCGAACGCAGAGAAAAAACCTTATTCTATAGATAAAGAAAATATCATTCGAGAAATAAGTGAGGATGAAAAAAAAGAAAGAGACTATGTAAAGCTGAGATACGTTTATTTGGACAACGAATTATATAACAATGAAGAAATATTAAAAAGGTCTGAGGAAATAATAAAGAACCCACAAAAACATAAAATTCCAGAAATCTATGGTATTAACACTTTAGCTGGTAAGTTAGTTGTATTATCTATAAGAGATGCAATTTATAAAAAAGCCAAAGAAAATATGAATGATTTAATCAGTGCAAATGAGCAAGTAAGAAAGAAATTTAAAAAAGATGGCAAGTAGATTTATAAAAGAAAAGGAGAATAAAATTAATAATGTATTTAAAGAAAGAAGAAAGTTTCAAAGAATAAATGCACCTCTAAGCGTTGAATTTGTAGTTAAGAGTAAGTCCTCTAAAGATGGTAATGAAAAAGCATCAGGTATTTTCATGGGAAAAATTGGGGATTTAAGCGAAGGAGGGCTTTCTTTAAATACAACAACCTTACAATATATGAACAGAGAAGATATCTTTGAAGATATCTCAAATTTTCTTAATACAGATGTTTTAATTAACAGTAAAATTTCTATAAAAATTCCTATATTGAATAAGGAAATAGATGGAGAAATTAAAAGAGCTGAATGTATACCTATAAAAAATAAACCTTATAATTTTATAACAATTGGTGTTGCTTTTGAAAAATTAGAGAAAGTTGATTTTGAGTTTCTAAAAAGATATATTTTACCAAAACAGAAAAAAGAATAAATAAGTCTTTATTTAGA
This window encodes:
- a CDS encoding PilZ domain-containing protein; the encoded protein is MASRFIKEKENKINNVFKERRKFQRINAPLSVEFVVKSKSSKDGNEKASGIFMGKIGDLSEGGLSLNTTTLQYMNREDIFEDISNFLNTDVLINSKISIKIPILNKEIDGEIKRAECIPIKNKPYNFITIGVAFEKLEKVDFEFLKRYILPKQKKE